In Topomyia yanbarensis strain Yona2022 chromosome 2, ASM3024719v1, whole genome shotgun sequence, one DNA window encodes the following:
- the LOC131680905 gene encoding uncharacterized protein LOC131680905, which translates to MSMTKIPSLPAAMCSAELKLNNPVGEGNERNSEDHAKHLRSVKQLEASTAWGAILETKRNSEKLNVQNNIVESIFRKHLYWFKHVTSPLCPERENIEETPEHVVFQCPSPHSGSTDDDKDGFYAQLEREYDRCPSHDVKIIIGDLNAQVGHEEEFRPTIEKFRAHQLTNENGLRLIDFAASKAIRSTFSQHSLPYHYTWRSPQQTESQIDHVLIEGRYSSDIIDVRTYRGANVDSDHYLVMVKLRPKLSVMNHVRYRRPPDLERLKQPDDAIAYAQHLEAALPDEEELDVAPLEDCWRTVKAANVAEDIVEYEERRRRNDWFDEECRAVLEKKSAARAVMLQHGTRQNVELYKQKRRQAASSGRKKRRLEEAECEEMELLYRSQDIRKFYQKLNASRKGFVPQTEICRDKDGSLLTDNRAVIGRWEQHFDEHLNGAENVGTDDQGNGGFDYVSVVEDGKEPTPTLREVKDAIQ; encoded by the exons ATGTCGATGACGAAGATCCCGTCGTTGCCAGCTGCAATGTGCTCGGCTGAGCTGAAGCTAAACAATCCTG tcggCGAAGGTAATGAACGCAATAGTGAGGATCATGCCAAACATCTTCGATCCGTGAAGCAGCTCGAGGCGTCTACTGCCTGGGGTGCAATACTGGAAACCAAGCGAAACAGTGAAAAGCTGAacgtacagaacaatatcgtcgagaGTATCTTCAGGAAGCATCTTTACTGGTTCAAGCACGTAACGTCACCGTTGTGCCCAGAGCGTGAAAACATTGAGGAGACACCAGAGCACGTAGTCTTCCAATGTCCAAG CCCTCACTCCGGAAGCACCGATGATGACAAAGACGGTTTCTACGCGCAGCTCGAACGAGAATACGACCGCTGCCCAAGCCACGACGTCAAGATCATCATTGGGGACTTAAACGCTCAGGTAGGCCATGAGGAGGAATTTAGACCGACGATTGAAAAGTTCCGCGCTCACCAGCTGACGAATGAGAATGGCCTTCGACTCATTGATTTCGCCGCCTCCAAGGCCATTCGTAGCACCTTCTCCCAGCACAGCCTCCCTTATCattacacctggagatcaccgcaacAGACAGAatcgcaaatcgaccacgtcctgATTGAGGGACGGTACTCCTCCGACATCATCGACGTCAGGACCTATCGCGGCGCTAACGTCGACTCTGACCACTACctggtgatggttaaattgCGCCCCAAACTATCCGTCATGAATCATGTACGGTACCGACGACCACCTGATCTGGAGCGACTGAAGCAACCAGATGACGCCATTGCATACGCGCAGCACCTCGAGGCAGCGTTGCCGGACGAGGAAGAGCTCGACGTGGCCCCTCTAGAGGACTGCTGGAGAACAGTAAAAGCAGCCAACGTGGCTGAGGACATTGTCGAGTACGAGGAACGGagacgacggaacgattggttcgacgagGAGTGCAGAGCGGTTTTGGAGAAGAAGAGTGCAGCGCGAGCggtcatgctgcagcatggaaccCGACAGAATGTGGAACTATACAAACAGAAGCGGAGGCAGGCAGCCTCTTCCGGTAGAAAAAAACGCCGCCTGGAAGAAGCAGAGTGCGAGGAAATGGAACTGCTGTACCGTTCTCAAGATATACGGAAGTTCTACcagaagctcaacgcatcccgCAAAGGCTTTGTGCCGCAAACCGAAATATGTAGGGATAAGGACGGGAGCCTGCTGACGGACAACCGTGCGGTGATCGGAAGATGGGAGCAGCACTTCGACGAGCACCTGAACGGTGCGGAGAATGTAGGTACAGATGACCAAGGCAACGGAGGATTTGACTACGTCAGTGTAGTTGAGGACGGGAAAGAACCAACTCCCACGTTGAGGGAAGTTAAGGATGCCATCCAATAG